The DNA region CCTTCCTCCAAGGCTCAGCTCCCCTGGAACTGTTTCATTGAGAAACCCCACTCTCTCCAAAGCACCGAGGGTATCTGGTGCCCAGACTTACCTCCCTCTCCAGTGGCCCCACAAGCTGGCTAGGATTATCACCAAACAGCAATTGGTTGTAGTCAGCGCTGTGGACGGTCCCACAACTTTGCAGCCCAAATAAGTTCAACCCAATCCCACCATTTACCGTTCTTCCAAATCAGAGTGAAGCCCAGCTGATATTCGTGGCGGGACTGTTTTCTAGCCTGCTCCCCGAAGCACTTGAGAAGATTCTCAGGTACATTTTTGACAGAcgaatgtgtgtgcacagtggaCAGGACCCTATAGCGTTCACAGAGCAGTCTGTGCAGCACAAGCAGGGACAGTGGTGGGGAGGCTGGGTTTGCGTTGATCACGATGTCTTTCAGCGCCCCATAATCCTGAGGGAGAGACAAAAATGCTAAAGCCAACAAGAGCCATCTGGCCAGGTaaaatggcacacacctttactctcagcactctggaggcagaggcaggtggatgaggTCCGGGTCAGCAAGGGTAACACAGAAAACTGTCATGAAACAAAAGTGCCACTTGTGTTCACAAATGAAGCAGGTGCTACTCCCCCAAACTTTCCAGGGTCTAATTGAGTCTTAAATCCCACTTAAAGATGCTGCTGTGATCCCACTTGACAGCTGGGGAAACTTGAGTCCAGGGGAGGCAAGCAGTGACTTTAGTCACTGAGCTCAGTAGGAAGTGCTGACGGACACAAGCCTGTAAATCAACACTTTCTAacaggtaggaggatcaggagtttgagacaTCAGCTATAAAGTGAGTCTGGGGTTGGCCTGAGCAacatgagaacctatctcaaaacaacaaaatccagaactgggaagacagctcagtctgtaaagtgcttgccttaaaacataaggacctgagttcaatcttcaaaaccaggaaaaaagcgtgcttgtaatcccagagctgaggaaGTGGACAAAGGCTAGTCCTTGCAGATCTGGCCAGCTGGTTGCTGGTGAGCTCTAGGTCTGAGAGAACTGAAAAAAGCAGTATcacctgagaaaatgcctcagtttgttctctggccttcacaatgcacttgcatacatgtgcacatgagcctgcacacacacataaaggcaCATGAGAGTGGGCTCCTTGTTCAGAGGCTTGACTTCACCCTCAATACCATGTCAGCCTTCCCAGCACACTGACAGTCAGTACCCTGGCTATGCATGTTTCCTGACTCACCCTGGAGACCCTGGCCTCCTCAGGGTCAGGTCAGGTCTTGATTGCTTCCTCAGTGCATGAAAATATGCAGGACAGATGAGAAGGTAGGAGAAAGGACAGATCAAGGCAGAGGCACCAAGCCCTGGCGAGTCACTGCAACACTTGCACTCTTTAGGTGTTTGCATTATATTATCAGAATTTTAGAGATTCCTTATGCGACTTCTTGGATTACTCTACTGCAGCTTCAAGCACTACTTTTGCAGAAATGGAACAGCCTTGCATATGGACTGGTCCTCTAAGTAAGTTGAGACCTATAAACTTCAATCATAAATGCTAGctgatacatttattttctgtagTAGTAAGATAGCTactgctgtctctccagccccaacaacctattttacttctttctttctttaaaaaatatttacttattactataaatgagtacactgtagctgtcttcagatgcacaagaagagggcatcagatttcatcaAAGGttgttgagagccaccatgtggttgctgggatttgaactcaggacctctggaagagcagtcagtgcttttacccgctgagccatctcaccagcccccaacaaCCTATTCTTGATAGACCAAACTTAAGCAAAGTACATTTGAAGTACAAGACTGGAACTGGCTTGTTGCAGTGAACTTCAACAGGGGAAGTGAGATTTTTATATCTGTGTAGCAGGGCATTTTCTCAAAAACAGAGGGGACACTTCTGCTCTATCTAGTGGCATCTAGAATGAGCTAGGATACACTTTCCTCCCAGGGCTTAGAGGTAGCTGACACACACTAAGACAACAGGATGCTGGGACTGTAGACCTCCCTCTCATCTCTTTGTGTTCACCCATCACATAGCAAGAGGCCTTATAGCTCTATGtgtaatcattttatttaatattttgagacaggctctccctgTAACgtagaactcatgatcctcttaaTCCAGCCCCCAAGCACTGGGACCACAGGAatgacacccccccacacacacagcacacacacacacacagcagctctaGGTGCAATCatttagagaagaaataaagaaaacaagcacTTTGTTTCACCTCTGAAAACTACAGAGCCAAGCCACTGGCACTCATAGGCATCTGGTTTCTTACCTTTCCAAGCACAGAATTCAAGTCCAATGCATTTGTGGCTAAAGTTGTGGGCTCGTCAGCTTGCAGGATGTTGGTTACGTCCAAGTCTGCATCTGGGGTGTGAATCATCTTTGAAAGGCCATCAACCGCTGCCTTCAACTCATATAAGCGCTTTAAAATATCATCTTGTCGAGACTCAAGGGCTTGCAAAGATGGCTCGGATGTTTCCTAAAGTTAGTTTATCACCAAATTAGTTTATCACAGAATTTCCACCATCAGTATATAAAAGGTGCTTTGCTAGCAGTCCTGACAATGAGTTAGTTCCATCACCCAGACAcacatgaaaggagagaactcctacaagttgtcctcggACCTCTACATGGATGCTATGGTAGGCAACCTCCTCcccactaaaataaataaatggtttttaaaaaattaaaactatgaagCACACAGCATTCActcagacatgtacacatacacataaatatgaataaaaataaatcttaaaacagagttgaggtctggagagatggctcagtggttaagcgcactgactgctcttccagaggtcctgacttcaattcccaggaaccacatgatggctcacaatcatctgtaatgggatctgatgccctcttctgatgtgtcaggagacagctacagtgtactcacaaaaaataaatcttaaaaaaaaaaaagaaagaaaagaaaagagttgaTTGCCTATTTCAGGTAAGTTagatgagaaaagaaagtaaaatgaaaacaaaacactatcCCTCTTCTATCCCTTTTTTGCCCTTTTTTGAGATATAGTTTGACTGTATAGCTTtaagtggcctggaactcacaatcctGTTTCAGTTttcagtgtgctgggattacagatgtgcaccaccacgcctgaaacaaacaaacaaacaaaacaaaacaaaacaaaaaaacccaactattttaaaataaagggaGGATCTTTGCTAGGTGTTGTCCAGGATGGCCGTGGGCTTCTGAGCTCACATGATCTTCCTACATGGGCCTCTCATTGTACTCAGAATCCTTTACTATCAATAACAGGCTAATTAAAAATACTTGGTTTAAGCCATGTAgagtggtacatacctgtaattctaacaTTTGGGAGGTTGTGGCAGGAGGATCATAGCAAGCAAGttgcatagcaagtttgaggctagcatggacTTAacgagagacactgtctcaaccaCATACCTTCAAAGAGTATGTCTGATGAGCAGACAGATGGAGCAAGgacaatagaaaataatttatacaaagaaaggggaaaaaggacctcaagattttttttaattatttttatttttatgtatatgggtgttttgcctgcatgtttgtctgtgtaggTGTGTACACTGTGCCCAGgggtcagaaaagggcactggataTCCTGGAAACAGTCAGTTGTAAGTTTTTCAATGGGTGCTTAAAACCAAACCCAGGCTCCCTGAAAGAACAAAAACTGCTCTTAAGCTCTGaattgaaggaaaccggcccgcagtttcacttcataccgtgggtgattcacgaactggggaagtcgagattctgtgaaaacaagcgggttaggagagacaaggaacaacgccaagtagatgcttatcaaggcgtgatctttacttagtaaatcgggatatttatacctgaggcaaGTCTGAGGCAAGAACTGTGGATATAATGGgactgatttctgagttctagtccagctGATGTAGTTTTCTGGTCTGAGCAACAGGGAAATACTCAAGATCTATTTACCTGACTGCTACCTACCATGCTCGCCTGCTGGTCCTTTGCTGGTCCCTTGCTGAGAGTGGGCTGTGATCCACTGGtgtcattttatgtatttagaaacaGTCAATTCTTTGTGTGGCTCTGATCTCTAATTACTTATCCATCCATGTTGTTATCCTCTGCTAGAGGAATTGCTATAGCAGCAGGATGTGTGTCATGTCATCTGAATGTTCATGAAACTCTCAGCATCACATAGCTGTTGTTGTTGTACAGTCAGAATGGCTTTGCTTATCCATGGGACCCTCATAACATCGGGCCTATTAGCATTCTCTTTGGAAGTGGGGGGCTTGGAGGGCTTACGAGGCTGAGCTGGAACACCCTCCCCCGAGGATATACAAGCAGTTTACATTTGCTGGAGGTGCTTTCTATAGTGGTGTAGCAGTCTGAATACTGCTCATATTCCTGTAAGTGACCCTGATTAAGTTCACTGATTCACCAAGCTAGACTTTTGGTAGAACTCTTTCTTTGGTCTACCCTGAAGCAAATGGATATTTGTTCAGGTCTCTCCAGGAAAGCCACATAATATATCAACTTTTAAAGAAAGTTAAGGCAGACTTAAAAAACTAGACAGGGCAGGGGCAAGGATGGCTCAGGGTACTGCTTGGatacccaagttcaattcccagaaccctcaggaAGTGGTTCACATTCACctaaaactccagctccaggggatctgacacctctggtctCTTCAGACACCTGAgctgacatgcacacacataaattaaaaatgaaaataattctttaaaacaaaaatcgctgggcggtggtggcgcacgcctttaattccagcacttgggaggcagaggctggcagatttctgagctcgaggccagcctggtctacagagtgagttccaggacagccagggctacacacagaaactctgtcttgaaaaaaaccaaaccaaaccaaaccaaaccaaaccaaaaaaaaaaaaaaaaaatcatttttaaaacaagcaaacaaagaaacaaactagcCAGAGCTGGAACTGTTGCTCCCTGGAAGAGTTCTCATTGAACACATGCAAAGGTCTGGATTCCATCTCCAGCACAAAAGAAAACTCTGCTGCTTCAACAAAGGTGATGGTCCTACTCAGGATTGTTTTTTATTCCCTGGGAATGTACAGCTGAAGGTGCATTTGGCCATGCCTCCATGACAGTGTCTACTTGAAGGACCACTGATCCGTGTCTGCTGTTGTTTTCATAGTTCTGCAGCTAGGCAACTTAATATCACTAGGTTTTGAATTAACCACTTCTCTTCCAGTGTAGGCAAAATAAAGGATGACAAGGATCAGGAATATTGACCACAATAGCACTATTTACGTATTTGTCAAAATGCCAGATTTTCTATCTGATGGAAATCTGGGCTGTGATAATCAGAAGGAAACTGAATgaagggaggcaaaggcaggcagatttctgagttcgaggccagcctggtctacatagtgagttccaggacagccaggactacacagagaaaccctgtctcaaaacacaccccctccaaaaaaaaaaaaaaaaaaaaagaggagagagaaagagagagagaaaactgaatGAAGAAAGGGGGGAGGAACTGAATGGGAGGAAAAACAGAATGTAAAAGGAAGGGTATGACAACTCCTAAGGTATGCTGGAGGgtaaagtttattgtagataaaagggagaataCAGGCAGAGACtgctgggagagtccagagtgaacagTGCCAGACTGAGCTGGGAGGTTGGCCAAGAGAGTGCCATAACCAAGTGGCTTAGTTATATAGGGGCCAGAGACTGAGGGATACTAGGTGGACCTGAGGGCCagtgtctgctttgatatgttaatggTCACCTCAGTCACTTGACACCAAACAAAAATTTGAAT from Mastomys coucha isolate ucsf_1 unplaced genomic scaffold, UCSF_Mcou_1 pScaffold22, whole genome shotgun sequence includes:
- the Aimp2 gene encoding aminoacyl tRNA synthase complex-interacting multifunctional protein 2 isoform X2 translates to MPMYQETSEPSLQALESRQDDILKRLYELKAAVDGLSKMIHTPDADLDVTNILQADEPTTLATNALDLNSVLGKDYGALKDIVINANPASPPLSLLVLHRLLCERYRVLSTVHTHSSVKNVPENLLKCFGEQARKQSRHEYQLGFTLIWKNVPKTQMKFSVQTMCPIEGEGNIARFLFSLFGQKHNAVSLTLIDSWVDIAMFQLKEGSSKEKAAVFRSMNSALGKSPWLVGNELTVADVVLWSVLQQTGGSSGAAPTNVQRWLKSCENLAPFSTALQLLK